The following is a genomic window from Citrifermentans bemidjiense Bem.
AACATGACCGTTATCGTCCCCGCCGACGGCGAGGAGACCAAGGGGGCCATCCGCGCCGCCGCGGCCTACAAGGGGCCGGTCTACGTGCGCCTTGGGCGCAACAAGGTCGCCAACGTCTTCCCGGCAGGTCACAAGTTCGAGATCGGCAAGGGGAACGTCGTTGCCGAAGGGAAGGACTTAACCTTCATCACCACCGGCCTCATGACCGCCCAGGCGGTAATCGCCGCGGAGAAGCTGAAGGAAGAAGGGATCTCGGCGCGGGTGCTGCACCTGGGGACCATCAAGCCTCTCGACAAGGAGCTGGTGCTTAAAGCAGCACAGGAAACCGGAGCCATCGTCACCGCCGAAGAGCATTCCGTCGTTGGCGGGCTCGGCGGCGCCGTAGCCGAGTTCCTGGGCGAGGAATGCCCGACCCTGATGAAGCGGGTCGGCATCTACGACCGGTTCGGGCTTTCCGGCAAATCCGACGAACTCCTCAAGTATTTCGGGCTGAACGCCGAGACGCTGATCGAGCAGGCGAGGGAGATCGTTTCGAGGAAGAAATGATGCGCAGGGTGCTTGCGTCCAGCGGCGGCTTCACCTACATGACGGTTCTCGTCATCGTGGTCGTGGTCGGCATCGCGGCGTCGCGTGGCGCCATCGTCTGGAAGACAGCCATGCAGCGGGAGAAGGAGATCGAACTCCTCTCCCGCGGCACGCAAATCCGGGACGCGCTGAGGCGCTGGTACAAGGTGAAGGTGGTCCCGGGGGCGACGGAAGTCACACAGATCGACCCACGGGTGCCAGAACCTCCAAGCCCCCCGGAGCTGAAGGCGCTCTTGAAGGACCCCAACCTCCCCGGGAACGTACGATACCTCAGGCCCATCGCCCTCATCGACCCGATGAGCGAGAAGCCCGAGAAGGAATGGGACGTCATCAGGGAAAACGGCAAGATCGTCGGCGTCAAGAGCAGCAGCGAGAAGGAGCCGCTCAAGCAGGGGAACTTCCCCTTGGACCTGCACCCGGCCGACTTCGAGAAGAAGAAAAAGTACAGCGAGTGGGAGTTCCGCTACAAACGCGTTGCTCCCCCCCCTGGCACCAAGACGACAGCCATCCCAGGCGCCACGCCCGCCGGCCAGCCGGCACTCCCGGGGAACGCTGGAAGATAAAAGAAGCAAAGGCTGATGCCGCGCCCCCGTCCAATCCTGGAACCGGGGGCGTTGTGAAAAGATTCACCCACTCAACCGGAGGCACTCCTGATTTTCAAGAGTCTGACATCGCGGGTCATCGTGCTCTCCATCTGTCTGCTCGTCTTCGGTATCGGGACCTTCGCCTTCCTGACGCTTCGGCGCGAGCAGATGCAGCTCGTCAATTCCGCTCGCGAATCGAGCGAACTCCTCTTGAACACCATCGAACGCTCCCTCTACAACTCCATGAGGATCGGCAACACCGAGGACGTGAAGGTGATCCTGGAGATGGTGGGGCAGAGCGAGAACCTGGTGGGGGTGCGCATCTTCCATCCCCACGGGGTCATCCTGAAGTCCTCCAACCCCAACGAGGTCGGGCGGGTGGTCGACGAGCGCGACTACAAGCTCTTCCTTGACAACAAGCGCGAAGGCGTCTTCAACCTTGACGGGCACGGCGAGGTGCTGGGGATGGTTAAGCCGATCTACAACGACCGTCAGTGCAACCTCTGCCATGGTTCCAAGAGCCGGATCATCGGTCTTTTGAACGTCAATTACTCCCTGACCGAGACACGGAACCGGATCGTGGAACTGACCAAGCTCTTCGTGATGTCCACCGTCGCCATCATCGGCTTTCTCTCCCTTGCCATCTCGCTGGTCATGCTGAAGTTCGTCAAGAAGCCGTTAACCCAGCTTGCCAAGAACATGGCGCGCGTGGAGGCGGGGGATCTCTCGGTGCGCATGACCCCCGAGGGGAAGGACGAAATCGGGCGCCTGATCGTCTCCTTCGACTCCATGGTGGATCGGCTGGACCGGGCCAAGAAGGAGCTGGAGAACTTCCATTTCCAGCAGATGGAGCGCGCCGACCGCCTCGCCTCGGTGGGAGAGATGGCCGCCGGCATCGCCCACGAGATCAAGAACCCGCTTACCGGCATCGCCGCCGCCATCACGGTGCTCAAAGACGACTTCGCCCCGGAAGACGGCCGCATCCAGATCATCGGCGAGGTGCTGGAGCAGATCTCCCGGCTGGACAAGACGGTGAACGACCTGCTCTTCTTCGGCAAGCCCACCGTCGCCGAGCCGACCTGCACCGACATCAACTCGGCGCTCAAAAAGATACTGGTCTTCGCCTCGCAGCACCGTGGCGGCAAGAACATCGAAAAGCGCCTGGAACTGTCCGAAAATCTCCCCACCGTCTATGTGGACCCGAAGCAGATCCAGCAGGTCTTCCTGAACCTGTTCCTGAACGCGGTCCAGGCGATGCAGGCTGGGGGGACGCTCACCGTGAAGAGCGGGCTGGCCAAGGTCGAGGGGGTCGACATGGTGCAGGTGCGGGTGACCGACACCGGCCAGGGGATTCCGCCGCAGATCCTGGAGAAGATCTTCACCCCGTTTTTCACCACCAAGGCGCAGGGGACCGGTCTCGGCCTCGCCATCAGCCACCGCCTCATCGAGCAGCACGGCGGGAGGCTTTCCGTGGTGAGCCAGGACGGAATGGGAACCACCTTCACCGTGGAACTCCCCGCCTACTGCCCCGGGCAGCCGGGGTACTCCGGGCCTGACGCGCCCCCCCCGACGGTGTGCCAGTAAAGAGCGCCAGCAGAAACGACAACAACCGGTCCGCCACCGGATCAGTTGCAGCGGGAAATAACCTTAAGGAGCCGGAATGCGCAAGATAAAGATTATGGTCGTCGATGACGAGCACCTGATCCGCTGGTCTTTGGAGCAAAACCTGAAGAAGCAGGGATACGAAGTGGTCACCGCGGGGACCGGCGAAGACGCGCTCCGTCTGGCCCGCGAGGAGCAGCCCGACCTAGTGCTTCTGGATTACCATCTTCCCGGGATCAACGGTCTGGAGGTCCTGCAGCGGATCAAGGAGCTCGACGAGGACATCCTGGTCATCATGGTGACGGCGCAGGGGGGGCTGGAGACGGCCGTCAACACCATGCGCCACGGCGCCTATGATTACATCAACAAGCCGTTCAACCTGGACGAGATGGCGCTGGTGATCCGCAAGGCGCTGGAGACCTCGGAGCTGCGCCGCGAGGTGGTGCAGTTAAGGAGCGAGCACAAGAAGCAGGGACCGCCCACAATCCTGGGTAATTCCAAGCACATGAAAAACGTGCTGGAGATGATGGCCAAGGTCGCCAAGAGCGACGCCTCCACCGTGCTGGTGCAGGGGGAATCGGGAACCGGGAAGGAGTTGGTGGCGAAGTACATCCACTACGAGTCAGCCCGGGCCGAAAAGCCGTTCGTGGCCATCAACTGTGCGGCCGTACCTGCCACCCTTCTGGAGAGCGAGCTTTTCGGCCACGAGAAGGGGGCCTTTACCGATGCGAAGAACTCCAAGAAGGGTCTTTTCGAGCTGGCCGACGGCGGGACCGTGTTCCTTGATGAGATCGGGGACATGGAAATCGGGATGCAGGCGAAGCTGCTCCGCTTCCTGGAGGACCGGACCTTCCGGCGCATCGGCGGCTCGAAGATGATCCCGGTCGACGTCAGGATCGTCTCAGCGACCAACAAGGACCTCCTGAAGGCGATCGAGGACAAGAGCTTCAGGAACGACCTCTACTACCGGCTCCAGGTGATTCCGATCTTCCTCCCCTCGCTGCGCGAGCGCAAGGAGGACATCCTGGTGTTGGCCAACTACTTCATCGAGGTCTTCTCCAAGGAGTTCGGCAAGCCGACCAAAGGGATCTCCAGCATGGCGGAGAAGCTCCTGGTGGAATACAACTGGCCCGGCAACATCCGCGAGTTGAAGAACGTCATCGAGCGCGCCATCATCCTGGGTAACGACGAGAACCTCCTTTTGGAGAACCTGCCGCTGGAGATCGTCGCCAAGGCGAGTCAAGTCACCGTGCCGCTCACCACCTTCAAGCTCCCCCCCGAGGGGATCGACATCGAAGAGGTGGAGCGCGAGTTGATCAAGCAGTCGCTGGAGATGACCGACTATAACCAGTCCAAAGCCGCCAAGAAGCTGAACCTGGGCATCGACGCCTTCCGTTACCGGATGAAGAAATTCGGGTTCCTTAAGTAGTTAGCCGATAAACTTCGATCTATCGCTGCTCTGCTACCGTTGAGCTTCGGCGGAAAGTCCCCCTTTACACGTCCCCGCCCCCGGAGGGGGAGGGTCAGGGAGGGGGCCTCCTGTTCATCCCCCCTCCCGACCTCCACCCTCCGGGGGAAGGAGAGTTGGGAGAAGAGGGCGCACGCGTCGGGGGCAATCCGTACATATACAGGCCT
Proteins encoded in this region:
- a CDS encoding sigma-54-dependent transcriptional regulator — its product is MRKIKIMVVDDEHLIRWSLEQNLKKQGYEVVTAGTGEDALRLAREEQPDLVLLDYHLPGINGLEVLQRIKELDEDILVIMVTAQGGLETAVNTMRHGAYDYINKPFNLDEMALVIRKALETSELRREVVQLRSEHKKQGPPTILGNSKHMKNVLEMMAKVAKSDASTVLVQGESGTGKELVAKYIHYESARAEKPFVAINCAAVPATLLESELFGHEKGAFTDAKNSKKGLFELADGGTVFLDEIGDMEIGMQAKLLRFLEDRTFRRIGGSKMIPVDVRIVSATNKDLLKAIEDKSFRNDLYYRLQVIPIFLPSLRERKEDILVLANYFIEVFSKEFGKPTKGISSMAEKLLVEYNWPGNIRELKNVIERAIILGNDENLLLENLPLEIVAKASQVTVPLTTFKLPPEGIDIEEVERELIKQSLEMTDYNQSKAAKKLNLGIDAFRYRMKKFGFLK
- a CDS encoding transketolase family protein, which codes for MIATRDAYGEALAELGGENDKIVALDADLSGSTKTGVFAKKFPNRFFNMGIAEANMVGTAAGLASVGKIPFLSTFAIFAAGRAWEQIRQSLAYPKANVKVVATHGGVTVGEDGGSHQSVEDIAIMRAIPNMTVIVPADGEETKGAIRAAAAYKGPVYVRLGRNKVANVFPAGHKFEIGKGNVVAEGKDLTFITTGLMTAQAVIAAEKLKEEGISARVLHLGTIKPLDKELVLKAAQETGAIVTAEEHSVVGGLGGAVAEFLGEECPTLMKRVGIYDRFGLSGKSDELLKYFGLNAETLIEQAREIVSRKK
- a CDS encoding two-component system sensor histidine kinase NtrB is translated as MLSICLLVFGIGTFAFLTLRREQMQLVNSARESSELLLNTIERSLYNSMRIGNTEDVKVILEMVGQSENLVGVRIFHPHGVILKSSNPNEVGRVVDERDYKLFLDNKREGVFNLDGHGEVLGMVKPIYNDRQCNLCHGSKSRIIGLLNVNYSLTETRNRIVELTKLFVMSTVAIIGFLSLAISLVMLKFVKKPLTQLAKNMARVEAGDLSVRMTPEGKDEIGRLIVSFDSMVDRLDRAKKELENFHFQQMERADRLASVGEMAAGIAHEIKNPLTGIAAAITVLKDDFAPEDGRIQIIGEVLEQISRLDKTVNDLLFFGKPTVAEPTCTDINSALKKILVFASQHRGGKNIEKRLELSENLPTVYVDPKQIQQVFLNLFLNAVQAMQAGGTLTVKSGLAKVEGVDMVQVRVTDTGQGIPPQILEKIFTPFFTTKAQGTGLGLAISHRLIEQHGGRLSVVSQDGMGTTFTVELPAYCPGQPGYSGPDAPPPTVCQ